From Cellulosimicrobium cellulans, the proteins below share one genomic window:
- a CDS encoding NAD-dependent malic enzyme, with amino-acid sequence MTSETKAPETLASTAKAAATSPSYSITLRVEAPSGHRTASDLVAAVSATGAAITGVDVSESGADRLVVDVTADTVDAAHVEQIRDALSALDGITVRHVSDATFLMHLGGKLEVNPKVPLRHRADLARAYTPGVARVCLAIAERPEDARRLTVKRNTVAVVTDGTAVLGLGDIGPAAALPVMEGKAALFKQFAGVDAWPVCLDTTDTEEIIRTVKAIAPVYGGINLEDISAPRCFEIERRLREELDIPVFHDDQHGTAIVVLAALTNALRVVGKQIEDVRIVVSGVGAAGNAIISLLQGQGARRIVAFDRHGAIHPGANLTDEHRRRLAETTNAEGFTGTLREGLAGADVFVGVSGPNILSGDDVATMADDAIVFALANPTPEVDPIAAAQHATVVATGRSDYPNQINNVLAFPGLFRGLLDVGASEISDEMLRAAAVAIADAVAPEELSASYIVPSVFEPAVSKAVARAVAEVAERARAEQAQESTTSGHHAGSAPRA; translated from the coding sequence ATGACGTCCGAGACGAAGGCCCCGGAGACGCTGGCCTCGACGGCGAAGGCCGCTGCGACCAGCCCGAGCTACTCCATCACGCTGCGTGTCGAGGCCCCGAGCGGGCACCGCACCGCGAGCGACCTCGTCGCCGCCGTGAGCGCGACGGGCGCCGCGATCACGGGCGTCGACGTCTCGGAGTCGGGCGCGGACCGCCTCGTCGTCGACGTCACGGCGGACACCGTGGACGCCGCGCACGTCGAGCAGATCCGCGACGCGCTCAGCGCGCTCGACGGCATCACCGTGCGCCACGTGAGCGACGCGACGTTCCTCATGCACCTCGGCGGCAAGCTCGAGGTCAACCCCAAGGTCCCGCTGCGCCACCGCGCCGACCTCGCCCGCGCCTACACGCCCGGCGTGGCGCGCGTGTGCCTCGCGATCGCCGAGCGCCCCGAGGACGCGCGTCGCCTGACGGTCAAGCGCAACACCGTCGCGGTCGTGACCGACGGGACCGCCGTCCTCGGGCTGGGGGACATCGGCCCGGCGGCGGCCCTCCCGGTCATGGAGGGCAAGGCCGCGCTCTTCAAGCAGTTCGCGGGCGTCGACGCGTGGCCGGTGTGCCTCGACACGACCGACACCGAGGAGATCATCCGCACGGTCAAGGCGATCGCGCCCGTGTACGGGGGGATCAACCTCGAGGACATCTCCGCGCCGCGCTGCTTCGAGATCGAGCGTCGCCTGCGCGAGGAGCTGGACATCCCCGTGTTCCACGACGACCAGCACGGCACCGCGATCGTCGTGCTCGCCGCGCTGACGAACGCGCTGCGCGTCGTCGGCAAGCAGATCGAGGACGTGCGCATCGTCGTCTCGGGCGTCGGCGCCGCGGGGAACGCGATCATCTCGCTGCTGCAGGGCCAGGGTGCGCGCCGCATCGTCGCGTTCGACCGCCACGGCGCGATCCACCCGGGCGCGAACCTCACGGACGAGCACCGCCGTCGTCTCGCCGAGACGACCAACGCCGAGGGCTTCACCGGCACGCTGCGCGAGGGCCTCGCCGGGGCCGACGTGTTCGTCGGCGTCTCCGGCCCGAACATCCTCTCGGGCGACGACGTCGCGACGATGGCCGACGACGCGATCGTCTTCGCGCTCGCCAACCCGACGCCCGAGGTCGACCCCATCGCCGCGGCGCAGCACGCGACCGTCGTCGCGACGGGCCGCAGCGACTACCCGAACCAGATCAACAACGTGCTCGCCTTCCCGGGCCTCTTCCGCGGGCTGCTGGACGTCGGCGCGAGCGAGATCTCGGACGAGATGCTGCGCGCCGCTGCCGTCGCCATCGCCGACGCCGTCGCACCCGAGGAGCTCAGCGCGAGCTACATCGTGCCGAGCGTGTTCGAGCCCGCCGTCTCCAAGGCCGTCGCGCGCGCCGTCGCCGAGGTCGCGGAGCGCGCCCGTGCGGAGCAGGCTCAGGAGAGCACCACGTCGGGTCACCACGCCGGGTCGGCGCCCCGGGCCTGA
- a CDS encoding IclR family transcriptional regulator: MAEISTATEPTENQPGARPAKPAGGVQSVDRAIELLELLADFGGESGLSELAQHAGLPLPTIHRLLRTLLAQGYVRQTPSRRYTLGPRLIRLGESAGRQLGAGARPYLERLAHDLGESANLAMIDRDMAVYVAQASSSHSMRMFTEVGRRVYTHCTGVGKAVLAQLPDQTVREIMGRVGMPPATDQSITDVDALLTELAATRERGYAIDDGEQELGVRCFAVAVPDAPTPTALSVSGPAARVTYEFGERAVPVLHRVASELTRELITAAP; this comes from the coding sequence ATGGCCGAGATCTCGACGGCGACGGAGCCGACGGAGAACCAGCCAGGCGCGCGGCCTGCGAAGCCCGCCGGGGGCGTGCAGTCCGTGGACCGGGCGATCGAGCTGCTCGAGCTGCTCGCCGACTTCGGCGGCGAGTCCGGGCTCAGCGAGCTCGCGCAGCACGCCGGGCTCCCCCTGCCGACGATCCACCGGCTGCTGCGCACGCTGCTCGCCCAGGGCTACGTGCGCCAGACGCCGTCGCGCCGGTACACCCTCGGCCCGCGGCTCATCCGCCTCGGCGAGTCGGCCGGGCGCCAGCTCGGTGCCGGCGCCCGTCCGTACCTCGAGCGGCTCGCGCACGACCTCGGCGAGTCGGCGAACCTCGCGATGATCGACCGCGACATGGCCGTCTACGTCGCCCAGGCGTCGTCCAGCCACTCGATGCGGATGTTCACCGAGGTCGGCCGGCGCGTCTACACGCACTGCACGGGCGTCGGCAAGGCGGTGCTCGCCCAGCTCCCCGACCAGACCGTGCGGGAGATCATGGGCCGCGTGGGCATGCCGCCCGCGACGGACCAGTCGATCACCGACGTCGACGCGCTCCTCACCGAGCTCGCGGCGACGCGCGAGCGCGGCTACGCGATCGACGACGGCGAGCAGGAGCTCGGCGTGCGCTGCTTCGCCGTCGCGGTGCCCGACGCCCCGACCCCCACCGCCCTGTCCGTCTCGGGCCCCGCGGCCCGCGTGACGTACGAGTTCGGGGAGCGGGCCGTGCCGGTGCTGCACCGCGTCGCGAGCGAGCTCACGCGCGAGCTCATCACCGCAGCGCCCTGA
- the pucL gene encoding factor-independent urate hydroxylase: MSTTTTTAAQPAATQSSGAIVLGDNQWGKAEVRLVRVDRATPRHEITDLNVSSQLRGGQEATHLEGDNSRCVATDTQKNTIYAFARDGVGAIEDFAIRLGRHFVEDFEWIEGGRWEIEQYSWNRIETAEGEHDHAFVRNNQETRTTVVQRDGDEVFVVSGLTDLVVLKSTGSEFHGFPRDRYTTLVETNDRILATSVTSRWRYTTTDVDFDAVYAKVRAIQLEAFATTHSLALQQTLFAMGKAVLEAVPEIAEIKFSMPNKHHFLVDLAPFGLDNPNEVFFAADRPYGLIEATVQREGEPAEPRAWATVTGFC, from the coding sequence ATGAGCACCACCACCACGACCGCCGCGCAGCCGGCGGCCACGCAGAGCAGCGGGGCCATCGTCCTGGGCGACAACCAGTGGGGCAAGGCGGAGGTGCGCCTCGTGCGCGTCGACCGCGCCACGCCTCGCCACGAGATCACCGACCTCAACGTCTCCTCGCAGCTGCGGGGCGGGCAGGAGGCCACGCACCTGGAGGGCGACAACTCCCGGTGCGTCGCCACCGACACCCAGAAGAACACGATCTACGCGTTCGCCCGCGACGGCGTCGGCGCGATCGAGGACTTCGCGATCCGCCTCGGCCGGCACTTCGTCGAGGACTTCGAGTGGATCGAGGGCGGCCGCTGGGAGATCGAGCAGTACTCCTGGAACCGCATCGAGACCGCGGAGGGCGAGCACGACCACGCGTTCGTCCGGAACAACCAGGAGACGCGCACGACCGTCGTCCAGCGCGACGGCGACGAGGTCTTCGTCGTCTCGGGCCTCACGGACCTCGTCGTGCTCAAGTCGACGGGCTCGGAGTTCCACGGGTTCCCGCGCGACCGCTACACGACCCTCGTGGAGACGAACGACCGCATCCTCGCGACGTCGGTCACCTCGCGCTGGCGCTACACGACGACGGACGTCGACTTCGACGCCGTGTACGCGAAGGTCCGCGCGATCCAGCTCGAGGCGTTCGCGACGACGCACTCGCTCGCGCTGCAGCAGACGCTGTTCGCGATGGGCAAGGCGGTCCTCGAGGCCGTCCCGGAGATCGCCGAGATCAAGTTCTCGATGCCGAACAAGCACCACTTCCTCGTGGACCTGGCGCCGTTCGGCCTCGACAACCCGAACGAGGTGTTCTTCGCGGCCGACCGCCCCTACGGCCTCATCGAGGCGACGGTGCAGCGCGAGGGCGAGCCGGCTGAGCCGCGCGCCTGGGCGACCGTCACCGGGTTCTGCTGA
- the uraH gene encoding hydroxyisourate hydrolase — translation MSTHASHITTHVLDAASGRPAEGIAVRLEAAPEIADRTTGQGWSLVASSRTNDDGRVPELGPETLVPGTYRLVFDTGEYFDRRDTVSFYPEVVIVFRVASAEQHYHVPVLLSPFAYSTYRGS, via the coding sequence ATGAGCACCCATGCCAGCCACATCACCACGCACGTACTCGACGCGGCCAGCGGTAGGCCCGCCGAGGGGATCGCCGTCCGCCTGGAGGCGGCTCCGGAGATCGCGGACAGGACGACGGGGCAGGGCTGGTCCCTGGTGGCGTCCTCCCGCACGAACGACGACGGTCGTGTGCCCGAGCTCGGGCCCGAGACCCTCGTCCCCGGTACGTACCGGCTCGTGTTCGACACGGGCGAGTACTTCGACCGGCGAGACACCGTGTCCTTCTACCCGGAGGTCGTCATCGTCTTCCGGGTGGCGAGCGCTGAGCAGCACTACCACGTCCCCGTCCTGCTCAGCCCGTTCGCCTACTCGACCTATCGAGGGAGCTGA
- the uraD gene encoding 2-oxo-4-hydroxy-4-carboxy-5-ureidoimidazoline decarboxylase produces the protein MTLDEFNRLSPSEAREVLLACAHVTRWADAVADGRPYATVEDAADAALAAADPWTDDEVDSALARHPRIGERAQGDAADASMSRSEQSGVDTSDDEVTRRLADGNRAYEERFGHVFLVRAAGRSAEEILEQLTERLGNDAETERANAAHNLREIAALRLKGMLIP, from the coding sequence ATGACGCTGGACGAGTTCAACCGGTTGTCGCCGTCGGAGGCGCGCGAGGTGCTCCTCGCGTGCGCGCACGTGACGCGCTGGGCCGACGCCGTCGCCGACGGGCGCCCCTACGCGACCGTCGAGGACGCGGCCGACGCCGCCCTCGCGGCGGCCGACCCGTGGACCGACGACGAGGTCGACTCCGCGCTCGCCCGCCACCCCCGGATCGGGGAGCGCGCGCAGGGCGACGCCGCGGACGCGAGCATGTCGCGGTCCGAGCAGTCCGGCGTCGACACCTCTGACGACGAGGTGACGCGCCGCCTCGCGGACGGCAACCGTGCCTACGAGGAGCGGTTCGGGCACGTGTTCCTCGTCCGGGCCGCCGGACGCAGCGCCGAGGAGATCCTCGAGCAGCTCACCGAGCGGCTCGGCAACGACGCCGAGACCGAGCGGGCGAACGCCGCCCACAACCTGCGCGAGATCGCCGCGCTGCGGCTGAAGGGAATGCTGATCCCATGA
- a CDS encoding GNAT family N-acetyltransferase, with protein sequence MTRGPVLLGEMVRLRPIEARDADRMWESLQDPESNRLTGTTATFTRDQIDAWSATISDREGRYDWAVTSSAVRDGQLVSDEMLGEIVLNDLDEDARSANLRLALLPNYRGRGYGREAIFEVLRFAFEGATDADGVRHEGPRLHRVSLDVLSINPRARMLYESLGFREEGRLRDVYRDGDGWADATVMSILEDEFRAGLGAS encoded by the coding sequence GTGACGCGCGGACCGGTCCTGCTCGGGGAGATGGTGCGCCTGCGCCCGATCGAGGCGCGGGACGCCGACCGCATGTGGGAGTCGCTGCAGGACCCGGAGTCGAACCGGCTCACGGGGACGACGGCGACGTTCACCCGCGACCAGATCGACGCGTGGTCCGCGACGATCAGCGACCGCGAGGGCCGGTACGACTGGGCCGTCACGTCGAGCGCCGTGCGCGACGGTCAGCTCGTGAGCGACGAGATGCTCGGCGAGATCGTGCTCAACGACCTCGACGAGGACGCCCGCTCGGCGAACCTGCGACTCGCGCTGCTCCCGAACTACCGGGGCCGCGGCTACGGTCGTGAGGCGATCTTCGAGGTGCTGCGGTTCGCGTTCGAGGGCGCGACCGACGCCGACGGGGTCCGGCACGAGGGTCCGCGCCTGCACCGCGTGAGCCTGGACGTGCTGAGCATCAACCCGCGGGCACGGATGCTCTACGAGTCGTTGGGCTTCCGCGAGGAGGGTCGGCTGCGCGACGTCTACCGCGACGGCGACGGCTGGGCGGACGCCACCGTCATGAGCATCCTCGAGGACGAGTTCCGGGCGGGGCTCGGCGCGTCCTGA
- the gatB gene encoding Asp-tRNA(Asn)/Glu-tRNA(Gln) amidotransferase subunit GatB: protein MTATTVDLVDYADATRRYDPVIGIEVHVELGTLTKMFCPAEVSFGAEPNTQVTPVSLGLPGALPVVNGKAVEYAIRIGLALNCQIAETCRFARKNYFYPDVPKNFQTSQYDEPIAYDGWIDVELEDGTVFRVEIERAHMEEDAGKNTHVGGATGRIHGAEYSLVDYNRAGIPLVEIVTRPITGAGDRAPEVARAYVQTLRDIFRALDVSEARMERGNVRADVNLSLRPTPESPLGTRTETKNVNSFRSVERAVRYEVSRQAAVLDAGGTVIQETRHWHEDTGVTTSGRVKSDAEDYRYFPEPDLVPVAPPREWIEEIRAGLPELPVARRRRLQGEWGYADAEMRDVVNAGAIDLVEATVAAGTSPAGARKWWMGELARRAKQDEVTLEELSVTPAQVAALQGLVDAGRINDKLARQVLDGVLAGEGDPEAVVTARGLEVVSDDGALLAAIDEALAAQPDVVEKVRGGNLGPVGAIIGAVMKATRGQADAGRVRELILERIG from the coding sequence ATGACCGCCACGACCGTCGACCTCGTCGACTACGCCGACGCCACGCGCCGCTACGACCCCGTCATCGGGATCGAGGTGCACGTCGAGCTCGGCACGCTGACCAAGATGTTCTGCCCGGCCGAGGTGAGCTTCGGCGCGGAGCCGAACACCCAGGTGACCCCGGTCTCGCTCGGGCTCCCGGGCGCGCTGCCGGTCGTCAACGGCAAGGCCGTCGAGTACGCGATCCGCATCGGCCTTGCGCTGAACTGCCAGATCGCCGAGACCTGCCGGTTCGCGCGCAAGAACTACTTCTACCCGGACGTCCCCAAGAACTTCCAGACGTCGCAGTACGACGAGCCCATCGCGTACGACGGGTGGATCGACGTCGAGCTCGAGGACGGGACCGTGTTCCGCGTCGAGATCGAGCGTGCGCACATGGAGGAGGACGCCGGCAAGAACACCCACGTGGGCGGCGCGACCGGTCGCATCCACGGTGCGGAGTACTCGCTCGTCGACTACAACCGGGCCGGCATCCCGCTGGTGGAGATCGTCACGCGGCCGATCACGGGCGCGGGCGACCGCGCGCCGGAGGTCGCGCGCGCGTACGTGCAGACGCTGCGCGACATCTTCCGTGCACTCGACGTGTCCGAGGCACGCATGGAGCGCGGCAACGTGCGCGCGGACGTGAACCTCTCGCTGCGCCCGACGCCCGAGTCGCCGCTCGGGACGCGGACGGAGACCAAGAACGTCAACTCGTTCCGCTCCGTCGAGCGGGCGGTCCGGTACGAGGTCTCGCGCCAGGCCGCCGTCCTCGACGCCGGTGGCACCGTGATCCAGGAGACGCGGCACTGGCACGAGGACACCGGCGTCACGACGTCGGGGCGCGTGAAGTCCGACGCCGAGGACTACCGGTACTTCCCGGAGCCTGACCTGGTCCCCGTCGCGCCCCCGCGCGAGTGGATCGAGGAGATCCGTGCCGGGCTCCCGGAGCTCCCGGTCGCGCGCCGCCGTCGCCTCCAGGGCGAGTGGGGCTACGCCGACGCCGAGATGCGCGACGTCGTCAACGCCGGCGCGATCGACCTCGTCGAGGCGACGGTCGCGGCGGGGACGAGCCCGGCGGGTGCCCGCAAGTGGTGGATGGGCGAGCTCGCCCGTCGCGCGAAGCAGGACGAGGTCACGCTCGAGGAGCTCTCCGTGACGCCCGCGCAGGTCGCGGCGCTGCAGGGGCTCGTCGACGCGGGTCGTATCAACGACAAGCTCGCCCGCCAGGTCCTCGACGGCGTCCTCGCCGGCGAGGGCGACCCGGAGGCCGTCGTCACGGCGCGCGGTCTCGAGGTCGTCTCCGACGACGGCGCCCTGCTCGCCGCGATCGACGAGGCGCTCGCCGCGCAGCCGGACGTCGTCGAGAAGGTGCGAGGGGGGAACCTCGGACCGGTCGGCGCGATCATCGGCGCGGTCATGAAGGCGACGCGCGGCCAGGCGGACGCCGGTCGCGTGCGCGAGCTCATCCTCGAGCGGATCGGCTGA
- the gatA gene encoding Asp-tRNA(Asn)/Glu-tRNA(Gln) amidotransferase subunit GatA, with protein sequence MSEDLTRLSAAELAEGLTARDFSSVDATQAHLDRIAAVDGAVNAFLHVNAEEALETARSVDERRVAGEELHPLAGVPIAVKDVVVTKGMPTTAGSKILEGWVPPYDATLVEKIRAAGLPILGKTNMDEFAMGSSTEHSAFGNTRNPWDLDRIPGGSGGGSAAAVAAFEAPLAIGTDTGGSIRQPGAVTGTVGVKPTYGGVSRYGLIAMASSLDQAGPVTRTVLDSALLHELIGGYDPRDSTSIPGRAPALVDAAVQGATGDLTGLRVGVVKELNGEGYQEGVSARFAQSLDLLRGLGAEIVEVSCPHFEYALGAYYLIMPSEASSNLAKFDGMRFGLRVEPEEGPVTAERVMAATRGAGFGDEVKRRIILGTYALSAGYYDAYYGSAQKVRTLIQRDFAAAFEQADVLVSPTAPTTAFRFGEKLDDPLAMYLNDVATIPANLAGVPGMSVPAGLSDDGLPVGFQILAPAKADDRMYRVGAALESALLSAWGGPLLDRAPALPTATIEKEGQVG encoded by the coding sequence ATGAGCGAGGACCTGACTCGACTGTCCGCCGCGGAGCTCGCGGAGGGGCTGACCGCGCGCGACTTCTCGAGCGTCGACGCGACCCAGGCGCACCTGGACCGCATCGCCGCGGTCGACGGCGCGGTGAACGCGTTCCTGCACGTGAACGCCGAGGAGGCGCTGGAGACGGCGCGCTCCGTCGACGAGCGACGCGTGGCCGGCGAGGAGCTGCACCCGCTGGCCGGTGTGCCGATCGCCGTCAAGGACGTCGTCGTGACGAAGGGCATGCCCACGACGGCCGGCTCGAAGATCCTCGAGGGGTGGGTCCCGCCGTACGACGCGACGCTCGTCGAGAAGATCCGCGCCGCGGGGCTGCCGATCCTGGGCAAGACGAACATGGACGAGTTCGCCATGGGCTCGTCGACCGAGCACTCGGCCTTCGGCAACACGCGCAACCCGTGGGACCTCGACCGCATCCCGGGTGGGTCGGGCGGCGGTTCGGCCGCTGCGGTGGCCGCGTTCGAGGCGCCCCTCGCGATCGGCACGGACACGGGCGGCTCGATCCGCCAGCCCGGTGCCGTGACGGGCACCGTGGGCGTCAAGCCGACGTACGGCGGCGTCTCGCGCTACGGCCTCATCGCGATGGCGTCGTCGCTGGACCAGGCGGGCCCCGTGACCCGCACCGTGCTCGACTCCGCGCTGCTCCACGAGCTGATCGGGGGCTACGACCCGCGTGACTCGACGTCGATCCCCGGCCGCGCGCCGGCGCTCGTCGACGCCGCGGTCCAGGGTGCGACGGGCGACCTCACCGGCCTGCGCGTCGGTGTCGTCAAGGAGCTCAACGGCGAGGGCTACCAGGAGGGCGTGAGCGCGCGGTTCGCGCAGTCGCTGGATCTGCTGCGCGGCCTGGGCGCGGAGATCGTCGAGGTCTCCTGCCCGCACTTCGAGTACGCGCTCGGCGCGTACTACCTCATCATGCCGTCGGAGGCGTCGAGCAACCTCGCCAAGTTCGACGGCATGCGCTTCGGCCTGCGCGTCGAGCCCGAGGAGGGCCCGGTGACCGCGGAGCGTGTCATGGCCGCCACCCGCGGTGCGGGCTTCGGCGACGAGGTGAAGCGCCGGATCATCCTCGGCACGTACGCCCTGTCCGCCGGCTACTACGACGCCTACTACGGGAGCGCGCAGAAGGTCCGCACGCTCATCCAGCGCGACTTCGCGGCAGCGTTCGAGCAGGCCGACGTGCTCGTCTCCCCGACGGCGCCGACCACGGCGTTCCGGTTCGGCGAGAAGCTCGACGACCCCCTCGCGATGTACCTCAACGACGTCGCGACGATCCCCGCGAACCTCGCCGGGGTCCCGGGGATGTCGGTCCCGGCGGGCCTGTCGGACGACGGCCTGCCCGTCGGGTTCCAGATCCTCGCGCCGGCCAAGGCCGACGACCGCATGTACCGGGTGGGCGCCGCGCTCGAGTCCGCGCTCCTCAGCGCGTGGGGCGGGCCGCTGCTCGACCGCGCGCCGGCGCTGCCCACGGCCACCATCGAGAAGGAAGGCCAGGTCGGATGA
- the gatC gene encoding Asp-tRNA(Asn)/Glu-tRNA(Gln) amidotransferase subunit GatC: MSTISRDEVARVAALARIDLRPEELDRLSGELDVIVDAIAKVSEVATPDVPATSHPLPMTNVFRDDIPEPPLPVEDVLAAAPSAEDGRFAVPQILGEE, translated from the coding sequence ATGTCCACCATCTCCCGTGACGAGGTCGCGCGCGTCGCCGCGCTGGCCCGCATCGATCTGCGACCCGAGGAGCTGGACCGGCTCTCCGGCGAGCTCGACGTGATCGTCGACGCCATCGCCAAGGTCAGCGAGGTCGCGACGCCCGACGTCCCCGCGACGAGCCACCCGCTCCCGATGACCAACGTCTTCCGGGACGACATCCCCGAGCCGCCGCTGCCGGTCGAGGACGTCCTCGCCGCGGCGCCGTCGGCCGAGGACGGGCGCTTCGCCGTCCCGCAGATCCTCGGGGAGGAGTGA